TTTAGAGTAGTAAAAGTCAAAATTGGAAAGATTACAGGACAGTAAAATATCGAATATCCAGATGAAATCTGCGAGACAGAAAGAATGTGATAAAAGCGATAGCCTTTTCGTTGCGAACATACCCGTATGGTATGAAAGCAGCGGAAAGGTAAGTCCTGAATGGCTATCTGCATGCAAAGAACAACGACATCAGACGAAAGATTTAATGGAGAAGATAGCATCCCCATTAAATTTATCAGAAGCGAGTAAGCGAGTAATACGCAACGGAGGCAAAGGTGGAGTAGATGAAATGGAAGTAGGTGAAATCAGGAAATGGCTGCAAGAGAATATGCAGACATTACGGGAAGAACTACTAAATAACAAATACAAAGCAGAAGCATTGCGAGGCGTACAAATACGCAAACCCAAAGGAGGCTATCGTCAATTGGGGATTCCGACAGTACGAGACCGAATAGTACAACAAGCCATAGCGCAACAATTGCAAAAGTATTACGATCCTAGTTTCAGCGAGAATAGCTACGGATTTCGCCCAAAGCGAAATGCACATCAAGCATTGAGTAAAGCAGCAAAGTATGTAACAGAAGGAAAGCGTCATGTTGTGGATATTGATTTAGAGAAGTTTTTCGATGAAGTAAATCATCATCGATTAATGTGGTTACTTAGAACACGAATAAGCGACAAGCGAGTGATGTGGATAATTAACCAATTTCTAAAGACAGGAATACTTCAAGGCGGACTTATGCAACAACGGATAAAAGGAACACCACAAGGGAGTCCATTAAGTCCGTTGTTATCAAATATAGTGCTCGACGAATTAGACCAAGAATTAAATCGGCGAGGAATAAGCTATGTGAGATATGCTGACGACCTGCAAATATTTGTAAGCAGCACTGCAAGTGCGGAACGAGTGATGAAAAGCATTACAAAGTTCATAGAAGGCAGGATGAAACTAAAAGTAAACCGGAACAAGAGTGCAATTAGAAAATACTATGAAACAAACTTTTTGGGCCATAGTATACTTAATAAAGGCAGAGTTGGATTAAGTAAAGAAAGCGAGGTGAAGTTAAAGTCGAAACTGAAGAAGATCACGCAACGCAATCGTGGAGATTCATTAGAACAAGTACTCCACGAACTCAAGGTAGTATTACAAGGGTGGCTTAACTACTTCAAATACGCAAGTATGCAAAGCAAGCTTAAAGTAATAGACGGATGGTTGCGGAGACGCCTGAAATGTTTTCGATTGAAACAATGCAAACGCAGTATTGGTATCGTGCGCTGGTTAAGGAGCTTAGGTGTTGAAGAAACCTTATGCTGGCGTACTGCCCTAAGTGGCAAAAGCTGGTGGCGGTTGAGCAATAGTCCAGCCCTCAGTATTGGAATGAACAACAAATGGTTTACCGAACTGGGCTACTATAGCCTAGCCGCTAACCATGAAAAGCTTCATCGGGAGTTACTCTAAGGAAACCGCCGTACACGTAAGTACATACGGTGGTGTGAGAGGACGGCAAAGCTATATTTTGATGATATCTTTGCCTCCTACTTTAATTTATTCTGAATATACAGCGTACCTGGTTTGGTCCCCAAGCTTGCTTGGGGGCCAGGTTCTAATCCTTTCCCAAGTTGACTTGGGGACGACTATGAGAAAGAGCATGAAGAAAATCATGCTCTTTTTTTTTATTCTGAATATACAGCGTACCTGGTTTGGTCCCCAAGCTTGCATGGGGACCAGGTTCGAATCCTTCCCCAAGTTGACTTGGGGACGACGATGAGAAAGAGCATGAAGAAAATCATGCTCTTTTTTTTTATTCTGAATATACAGCGTACCTGGTTTGGTCCCCAAGCTTGCTTAGGGGCCAGGTTCTAATCCTTTCCCAAGTTGACTTGGGGACGACTATGAGAAAGAGCATGAAGAAAATCATGCTCTATTTTTTATTCTGAATTTACAGCGTATCTGGTTTGGTCCCGAAGCTTGCTTGGGGACCAGGTTCGAATCCTTCCCCAAGTTGACTTGGTGACGACGATGAGAAAGAGCATGAAGAAAATCATGCTCTATTTTTTATTCTGAATTTACAGCGTATCTGGTTTGGTCCCGAAGCTTGCTTGGGGACCAGGTTCGAATCCTTCCCCAAGTTGACTTGGTGACGACGATGAGAAAGAGCATGAAGAAAATCATGCTCTTTTTTTTATTCTGAATATACAGCGTACCTGGTTTGGTCCCCAAGCTTGCTTGGGGGCCAGGTTCGAATCCTTCCCCAAGTTGACTTGGGGACGACGATGAGAAAGAGCATGAAGAAAATCATGCTCTTTTTTTTTTATTCTGAATATAGAGCGTACCTGGTTTGGTCCCCAAGCTTGCTTGGGGGCCAGGTTCGAATCCTTCCCCAAGTTGACTTGGGGACGACGATGAGAAAGAGCATGAAGAAAATCATGCTCTTTTTTTTTTTATTCTGAATTTACAGCGTATCTGGTTTTGTCCCCAAGCTTACTTGGGGACCAGGTTCGAATCCTTCCCCAAGTTGACTTGGGGACGACGATGAGAAAGAGCATGAAGAAAATCATGCTCTTTTTTTTTTATTCTGAATTTACAGCGTATCTGGTTTGGTCCCCAAGCTTGCTTGGGGGCCAGGTTCGAATCCTTCCCCAAGTTGACTTGGGGACGACGATGAGAAAGAGCATGAAGAAAATCATGCTCTTTTTTTTTATTCTGAATATACAGCGTACCTGGTTTGGTCCCCAAGCTTGCTTGGGGGCCAGGTTCGAATCCTTCCCCAAGTTGACTTGGGGACGACGATGAGAAAGAGCATGAAGAAAATCATGCTCTTTTTTTTTATTCTGAAAATACAGCGTATCTGGTTTGGTCCCCAAGCTTGCTTGGGGACCAGATTCGAATCCTTCCCCAAGTTGACTTGGGGACGACGATGAGAAAGAGCATAAAGAAAATCATGCTCTTTTTTTAATTTTAAATATACGGCGAAGTTTGCAAATGAAAAGGAATATACACTTTGGCTGTTTTAAAAAATGACAAAATATTTTGAATAAATGGGCGGTGTTGATTCAATGCCATCCATTATTTTGAGATATTTTTTTCCCAATGATAGCTTTTTATTGTACCGCCAGTCTTAAAAATAATTCTTTGGCCATTCTCTTTTGTTCATCGAAATGATAGGATATATTGGATTCAAAATAACTTTGCATATTCTGATACGGGAGATTTTGTATTTGGAGTTTTTCGTACATATTATCAGTTTGTAGGAAATCAGTAAACAGTTGATTAAGTGTTTGAATGTCAGTTTCAGCGACATTTGGATGACAGGCCCAGATCGCAAAAACAAATGGATAGCCTGAAAATTTTTTCCATTCAAGGCCGAGGTCAAGAATATAAGGATATTCCTTCTCCGCTGCGAGTGCCTTGTCACCAATCATCAATCTAGCATCAGCTTCAGATCCTGGAGGAAGAATTTGAATATTTTGGTGCAAGGACCAATAGTTTTCATTCAATACTTTCACCAAAAGATTGGAAGTCCGAGATTCGATGTCAAGACTGATGGTGCGCACATCTGAAAAAGGGATATTTGAAAAAAGACACACCGTTCTAACAGGTCCGTCGCATCCAATGCAATAATTGGTGATGATCTGAAATTTGTCGTTTTCTACCAGCGCACCCACCGGTAGCAAAGCAATATCTGCATTATTGGAAAAAAAAATTTTTGCACAATCGCTTGGATTGGCCCTGATGATTTCAAACTGATCCTTCATTTCAGTAGATTCAATGGACTTTACAAACGGAAGTGAATTAAAATATTCTACAAGAACAATTTTAAGCATGGAGATTAGATACCGTTTGTAAATGAGTTAAATTATTTAATTCCATTGCCTCCCAACTTTCTTTTTTTAATCGAAATTTGTACAATCCGGTATTGTGTTGTTTTATATTTTCCATTTGACTCAATGGTAAATGCATCAGCATACAAATCATTGCCCTGAGGGTTCTGCCGTGGGTGCAAATTAATATTTTTGATTCAGGACAGTTTTCAATTTCTTCCAGATGCATTTTAATTCTACTTTCCAACTCAGCAGCGCTCTCTCCAAGATATGGTTTTGCATGATAGTTTCCTTTGGCCCATTGTTCAATGATAAATTGGTATTTCATCATCAACTCAGGTTCCCCTCGCTTTCCTTCATGTTCACCCCAATTAATTTCCTGGATTCTCCAATCCTGCCTGTATGGAATACCATCCACGATAAAAGGTTCAACTGTTTGATAAGACCGCTTTAATTGAGAGGAATAGATCAGTTGAAAGTTTTCATGCTTGTAGTGCTGATAAAATAATTTACTTTGACGATAACCATTTTCATTTAAATCAGAATCAATTCCACAACCTTGGACAATTCCCATTTGATTGCATTCTGTTTCACCATGACGAATAATGAACACCGTTTTATCCATACCCATCCTTCTTCAGTTTGTTAAAGGTAATTCTACATAGGATCTTATGGGATTATCAACAAATTCGACTTCGCTGTAGTCTTGTACAACATAGTATAATGTATCCCTTTCGATTGGAATTTTTCCTGCCAATTTAATGAGTGACACCAATTCCTGTGTGGTCATGGAAGGGCTTTGTTCCTCCGAACCAGCCATGGAATAAATTTTCGTACTGTCGTCTATTGTGCCATCCACATCATTTACCCCAAATGACATTGAGAGTTGGGCAAATTGTCGCCCTAGCATGGGCCAATAGGATTTTAAATGAGGGAAGTTGTCAAGATAGATTCGGCTCACTGCATAATTTTTGAGATCTTCCCCAAGGCTGCCTTCAGCAATGTGAGACATTTGGTTGTCTTTGTTTCTAAATTTTAGTGGAATGAAAGTTTGAAAACCACCGGTTTGATCTTGAAGTTGTCTCAGCCTCTCCATATGATCTATCCTATGTGCGTAACTTTCGATATGGCCATAAAGGATGGTCGCATTTGATTTCATGCCTAAATCATGCCAGATTCTGTGAATTCTTAGCCATTCCTCGCTGCTGCATTTGCCTCCTGCAATTTCATCTCTGATTTGTTCATCAAAAATTTCTGCACCTCCACCTGGAAGGGAATCCACCCCACTTTCTTTAATCAGGCGCATCCCTTCTTCATAACTGACTCCCGCTTTTTTAAAAATGTAGTGATATTCCACAGGAGTTAATGCTTTAATGTGCAATTCAGGTCTGTGTGATTTTATCTTTTTAAAAAATTCGGTGTAAAATTTGAGATCATACTGCGGCAGCACTCCACCGACAATGTGAACCTCTGTGACAGGCTTTCCATCATAGGATCGAACGATTTCCATCATCTGATCCATGGTGTATTCCCAACCATCTGATCTTTTTTTGATCAACCGTGAATAGGAACAAAAACTGCAGCTGTATATACAAACATTGGTCGGCTCGATGTGAAAATTCCGATTGAAATACACTTTACCCCGATGCATCCGGGATGCCACCAGATTGGCCAAGCTTCCCAAATAGGAAAGAGATGCTTCTTCATAAAGTTGGATACCTTCAGATGGAAGAATCCTTTCAGATTCCAAGACCTTCCAGCCAATATTCTGAAGAGAGACATTTTTCTCTTCCTCGACCATTCGCCGGATAAATGAATCGAATTCTGCCATATTTCAAGATTTTAATCTTAGTAAACAAGCATTTGGATAAATGGTTATCCTCTTTGGGAAGTCAAGTCTTTGTCAAGAGATACGATAATTTACCTATTTTTGACATGTGATCTCAGTTTGTATTCCTGTTTATAATTTTGATGCGACCACCCTGATCAAGGATTTAGTAAATTCAATGGAATGGGCTAAAATCAAGTATGAAATCTTGATTTATGACGATGATTCTACAATAACATACGAAGACCTGGCCGTTTTGATTAACCGTGTTCCAGAGGCAAAACTCTTTGGATCTGCTGAAAACAAAGGACGTGCCTTTGCCAGAAATTATCTGGCTCAAAAAGCTCAATATCCAATGCTTCTGTTTTTGGATTGTGATGGTAAAATTCCAGACAAAAAGTTTATTTCGAATTATCTGCCTTACTTTTCAGAATTGAATCGAGTTGTTTCAGGAGGGAGAATCTACCAAAGCTCCAAGCCCATTTATCCGGAATTATACTTGCATTGGAGGTATGGGACTAAAGTGGAATCCATTACGGCCTTTTCAAGAAATCAAAAACCTTATCAGACATTTCATTCCAATAATTTTATCGTTTCCAAAGCCATTTTAACCCAGATTCCATTTGATACAAACCTAAGCCAATATGGACATGAGGATTCCTTATGGGCACAAGAGCTAAAAAAAAGATCGATACCTATTTTTCACATCGATAATCCGGTCGAACACCTGGGTCTTGAAACCGCCGATATTTTTTTGACAAAAGCCCAAATGGCTGTGCAAAATTTGATTCTTTTAAGACAAAAGGGAAAGTCGACGGAAAGCCGTCTTGAATCCTTTTACCACGAAAGCATTTTGGCTAGAATAAAAATGATTGATATGGTTTTTAAAATTCTGGCATTTTTTAAACCCCTGATCATCTGGCAATTAAAAAGCGCCAAGCCAAAACTTAGCTTGCTTTCACTTTTAAAAGCGATTCAATATTCAGAGTTGATTCATTCAGCTAAGAGAAAAATTTAAATATCCCTCTATCGAGTTGTTATTATTTTGTAAATTTGTCATTCATTTGAATTAAAGAGGACCGAAATTACTACAATCACAAACAAAACGAGTGGATGAATTCAATCTGTTGGTTTTTCAGATTAAATCAATTATTAGTAGTTATTTTATTGATTTATAATCCTTTATGCTCTATTTATGCGCAAAACACCTTGAAGGGGGTCCTCAAAGATCACATCACGGGTGAGCCTTTAATCGGAGCCACTGTTTTAATCAAAGGAACCACCCAAGGTACCATCACAGATTTTGAAGGTGCCTTTATTCTGCGTTCTCAGGACGAATTGCCTGTGACCCTGGAATGCAGATATGGCGGTTATGCAGTAAAAAATGTGGTCTATGCAGAATCCGGAAAACTATTGCAGATCACCATGGAAGAGGAAGCCATTCAGATAGAAGCCATAGAGATTACAGGGATGAGGATTAGTGACAAACAAAAGTCTTCGCCTTTGACCGTAGAAAGCATGGATTTAATGGCCATTAAAGAAACCCCTGCTGCAAATTTTTATTCGGGACTTGGTGCTCTTAAAGATGTGGATCTCACCACAGCCAGTTTGGGTTTTACGATCATAAATACCAGGGGATTTAACAGTACCAATCCGGTTCGCTCTTTGCAACTCATTGATGGGGTGGACAATCAATCTCCAGGTCTGAATTTTTCATTGGGTAATTTTCTGGGAGCATCTGAGCTGGATGTGCTTAAGGTAGATTTGATTGTAGGCGCCAGTTCCGCATTTTACGGTCCCAATGCATTCAATGGAGTGATCAATATGGAGACAAAGAGTCCGTTTTTTCACAAAGGAGTTAGTTCTTACTTTAAGTATGGAGAGCGCAATTTATTTGAGGGAGGAGTCCGATGGGCCGATGCGTTTAAAAATAAGAAGGGACAGGAATATATTGGACTTAAATTTAATTTTTCATTTTTCAGAGCAGATGATTGGGTGGCTGATAACACCGACCCAGTGTATGGCACTCAAACCGGCAGGGACAATCCCGGCGGATATGATGCTGTCAATATTTATGGGGACGAATTCTTACCAGAGTTTGATTATCGGAAATCTGTAGTTACGTATCCCGGACTTAATATCTTCCACAGACGTGGTTATCGCGAACTGGACATTGTGGATTACAATTCTTACAACCTGAAGTCAAATTTTGCTTTTCACTGGAAACTACAACCTTCCAAAAAGTTTGAATCCCCCGAACTAATATTGGCATCTAACTTCGGTGGCGGCACCACCGTTTTTCAAGGGGACAATAGATTTAGTTTGAGAAATATTAAATTTTTCCAACACAGGCTTGAGTTGAAAAAGCAAGATCATTATTTCTTGCGGTTTTATGCAACCCATGAAGATGCGGGTGATTCTTACGATCCATATTTTACTGCACTCCAAATGCAACAGAGGGCCACAAGTACAGCCAATTGGGTGACTGGGTACAGCAACTATTGGGTACTCAATATCGCACCAAAAATCAGGGCTATCGAAGGCTACCCAAAGGTTTCTGATTTTACCCACTTGCCACCAGATATAAGAGTTAGTGCCTATCAAGCAGCTATAAATGGATTTATGACTGGGATAAATGACTCCTTATTTTATTGGCACTCTCTTGCCCAGAATGCAGCCAACACAGCAAATTTCCAATTTAAGACGAATGATTTTTTTGAACCCGGCACATCTGCTTTTGATTCGGTTTTTTCATTGATCACCTCCAGAATTGCCAACAGTGAGGGTGGCACCCGATTTTATGACCGCTCAGCCTTGTTTCACAGCCAGGGAGAGTATATTTTTAAAAATATTTACTCCAACTACTGGATCAATGATTTGAGTATAACTTCAGGATTTAGTGGCAGATTGTATACACCGGACTCAAAAGGTTCTATATTGCTCGACACCAATGGAAGGAAAATAGATACTTATGAGTGGGGTATTTATCTTGGACCAACTTTAACCTTTTTGGACAATGACCTTAGGTTGAATATTACAGCGAGACTTGACAAGAACAAAAATTTTAATTACTTAATTTCTCCTGCGGCTTCATTGGTTTATCAGCCTTCCAAGAATGACTATTTAAGGGTTTCGTTTTCTTCTGCCATCAGAAATCCTACCCTCACCGATCAATTTTTAAATTACAATGTGGGACGGGCGATACTGAGAGGAAACATCAGCGGTGTTGAAGATCTTATTACAGTTGGCTCTTTTGTCGATTTTTTAAATTCAGGGATAAGTGATACCCTGCAGTATTTTAATGTAGCACCCATCCGACCGGAGCAGGTTAAAACCATTGAAGCAGGTTACAGGACTACATTGTTCAATGCGTTGTTTGTTGATCTTGGATATTATTTTAGCAGATACAAGGACTTTATTGGTTACCAATTGGGTATTGACGCATTTATTCCATCCGGAACTTCACTGCCTTCCAGAGCACAGGCCTACAGGGTATCCTCCAATGCACAGGATGTGGTGACATCACAGGGATTTTCGATTGGACTGAATTACTTTTTTAAAAACCACTATGTCCTCAAAGGAAATTACTCTTGGAATGTACTCAATACAAAGTCTGACGACCCAATCATTCCTGCATTCAATACACCGGAGCACAAGTACAACATTGGAATTACTGCCAGAGATCTTAAATTGTTTGGAATCAAGGATTTGGGTTACAGCATAAATTACAAATGGATACAGGGATTTACCTTTGAAGGATCTCCCCAGTTTACAGGATTTATTCCCACTTACGATTTAACCGATGTTCAAATCAACTGGAATTGGAAAAAAAGAGACCTTACCTTTAAAGCCGGAGCGTCCAATGTGTTTAATCAAAAATCCTATCAGACCTATGGAGGACCTTTGATTGGTCGGTTGGCCTATTTTAGTATATTGCATGAATTTAAAAAATAGTTATTTCACTTAAATAAATTAAGCTTATGAAAAAAATTTACTTCTTATTGATTTTTATGGGAATGTTTTTTTCCCTGGTCAGTGCGCAAAGGCGATATCTTGATCCCGGATTTGGCGTTCAGAGGACTGCAAATGTCGATTATGCCAGAAACATTAGTGTTATTAGTGGAACACCGGCACCGGAGGATCTGAAAGTGGACATTTATACACCTGTTGGAGACTCTGAAACAGCCAGGCCATTGGTACTCATTGCACATACCGGAAGTTTTTTACCTGGGATATTTAATCAGCAAGTTACAGGTTCCAGAAATGACTCATCTGTAATTACTACTGCTATTGCATTGGCATCCCGAGGTTATGTTGTTGCAGCCTATACCTACAGAATGGGCTGGTTGCCAACTGCAACTGAGCAAAATGAAAGAACTGGATCATTGCTTCGAGCTGCTTATAGAGGTATTCAGGATACTAGATCCTGTATTCGGTTCTTTAGAAAAACAGTTGCAGAAGACGGAAATCCCTATGGGATTGATCCTGATAAAATAGCGGTTTGGGGTATTGGAACCGGAGGCTATCTGGCCTTAGGTGCAGGTAGTTTAAATGATTTTGGAGAAGTTATACTGGATAAATTTATAGATACAAGAACATTGACTCCTTACATAGATAGTACAATAATGGGTAATATTTATGGAACTACTCAAGCGGCAATTTGCCTTCCAAATCACCCCAACTACTCATCTGAATTTAAGTTAAGTGTTAATGTAGGCGGAGCGTTGGGAGATTCTACCTGGTTGGATGGAGAAGAAGTTGAGCCAGCCTATGTTGGAGTACATTGTATGACGGATATTTTTGCACCTTATTTTGAAGGTGCTGTAATTGTTCCCGGCGTTAATTTCTTTGTTATTTACGCAACAGGTACCAGAAATTGTATAGAGTTGGCAAATAGAAATGGCAGTAATGATGTTCTTAAAGCATTGCAGCCCGCCAATGACCCTCTGCACGATCTTATTGAATTTCAGAAGAGCAATAACGTAATTTTACCGGTTGCCATGCCTCCGCAAACTGTTCCGCTACCTCAAGGCACGGATAACTTTTATGGATTTGATTTGCCTCTAATTTATAATGGACAACTTGCTCCACAAGGTTCACCATGGGATTGGTGGGATTACAATACACTCCAGGTGGTTGTGGCTGCCATTAATGCAGCAAGAGGAACTAATTTTAATGCGGATACTTTGCATTTGAATGGCTTGAGAACCAATCCCGATATGTCTGCTGCCAAAGGCAGAAGGTATTTGGATACCGTGAATATGTTGGTATTGCCAAGAGCATGTTTGGCCCTTGAGCTGGGCTGTGAGTTTTCCTCTACGAAAGAAGTCAAAGCTTCAGACATTGGATTAAAAGTTTATCCAAATCCAGTCCGGGAGTTTCTGCAAATTGAGACCCATACAGACGCTCCTGTAGAGTCCGTTTATATTTATAATTTAAGTGGAAAACTAGTAAAAGCACATACTCATCTACGGAATTCACAGGTAAGCCTGCCAGTTCAACCTCTGACAGCCGGATTTTATCTCATGCAGGTGAGGACGAAGGACAAAATGGTTCAAACACAATTAATAGTTCAGGATTAAAAGGAATATCTGAAATTAGAATCATCAAGTGGAGGTCCAGAAGACCTCCACTTTTTTTTAAAAAAGTTCGGATTCAGATTTACTCCGAATTGTACAAATCCTAGTTGGATTTTATTTTGAATATCTTTGTAATGTATGGAATACAGAAATCTAGGAAAATCAGGACTTAAAATCAGTGCCCTTTCATTTGGTAGCTGGATTACTTTTGGTAAGCAGATTGACGATCATACCGCATTGAATTTAATGGCTTGCGCTTACGATCATGGAATCAATTTTTTCGACAATGCAGAAATTTATTCCAAAGGACAATCTGAAATCATTATGGGTCAGAATCTGAAAAAACTGTCTTGGGATAGAACCAGTTTTTTGGTCTCAAGCAAAGTATTTTTTGGAGATGGACGCAATAAACCAAACCAAACAGGACTTTCGCGCAAACACATTGTTGAGGCGTGTCATGATGCACTTAGACGATTGCAATTGGATTATCTGGACCTTTATTTTTGCCATCGTCCTGATAAATCAACACCCATCGAAGAAACGGTCTGGACCATGCATCAATTAATTATGCAAGGAAAAGTCTTGTATTGGGGTACTTCGGAGTGGTCTGCACAGGAAATCATGGAAGCACACATGGTTGCAAGACAAAACCACCTGATAGCACCGGTCATGGAACAACCCCAATACAATTTATTACACAGACAGAAAGTGGAAGTCGAATATGCACAAATTTATAAGACCGTTGGATTGGGAACAACGATATGGTCGCCACTTGCTTCCGGAATCCTTACTAACAAGTATCTGGTCAAAGCTCCTGAAGGCACTCGTTTTACCATTGAAGGGTTGGAATGGCTCAAAGAAAGAAATCTGACTGAAGACAATTTACAGAGAGCAAGGAATTTAGCAGTTATTTCTAAAGAATTGGACATTCCCTTGGCTCAGCTGGCCATTGCATGGGTATTGAAAAACCCAAATGTTAGTACTGCTATTTTAGGAGCAAGCAATGTGGCTCAATTGGAAGAAACCATTGCCAGCTTGGATACAATTCCGCTGCTGAAT
This window of the Saprospiraceae bacterium genome carries:
- a CDS encoding aldo/keto reductase encodes the protein MEYRNLGKSGLKISALSFGSWITFGKQIDDHTALNLMACAYDHGINFFDNAEIYSKGQSEIIMGQNLKKLSWDRTSFLVSSKVFFGDGRNKPNQTGLSRKHIVEACHDALRRLQLDYLDLYFCHRPDKSTPIEETVWTMHQLIMQGKVLYWGTSEWSAQEIMEAHMVARQNHLIAPVMEQPQYNLLHRQKVEVEYAQIYKTVGLGTTIWSPLASGILTNKYLVKAPEGTRFTIEGLEWLKERNLTEDNLQRARNLAVISKELDIPLAQLAIAWVLKNPNVSTAILGASNVAQLEETIASLDTIPLLNDEIMEKIETAVKNKPQHPQY